In Amycolatopsis sp. FBCC-B4732, the genomic stretch GTCGACGGCGCCGATCGCGGTGATCACGCCGTCCTCGATCAGGACGTCGACCGGGTCACCCTCCCCGTAGGGGCGGGCGCCCTTGATCAGGGTGCTCACGCGGCGGCTCCTTCACTGGCCAGCAGGTGGTAGAGGACCGCCATGCGCACGTGGACGCCGTTGCGGACCTGTTCGGTGATGGCCGAGGCCGGGGAGTCGGCGACCGCGCTCGCGATCTCCATCCCGCGCAGCATCGGGCCGGGGTGCAGCACGACCGCGTGCTCCGGCAGCAGCTTCTGCCGCTTTTCCGAGAGGCCGTAGGCGATCGAATACTCGCGGGCGCTCGGGAAGAACCCGCCGTGCATGCGTTCCGCTTGGACCCGCAGCATCATCACCGCGTCGACCGCGGGCAGCTCGGCGTCCAGGTCGTGCGAAACGGTCACCGGAAGGCTTTCCACGCCGTAAGGCAACAATGTCGGCGGCGCGACGAGCACCACCTCCGCGCCGAGCGCGGAGAGCAGGTGGATGTTCGAGCGGGCGACGCGGCTGTGCAGGACGTCCCCGACGATCGCGATCCGGCGGTCCTTCAGCGAACCCAAGCGCTCCCGCAGGGTCGCCGCGTCGAGCAGCGCCTGCGTCGGGTGCTCGTGAGTGCCGTCACCGGCGTTCACCACCGACGTGCCGGGCTCGGCCAGCCACTCCGAGAGCCGCTGGGCGGCGCCGCTGGCGGGGTGCCGGACGATCACGCAGTCGGCGCCCGCGGCGGCCAGCGTCAACGCCGTGTCCCGCAGGGATTCGCCCTTGTTGACCGACGAGCTGGACGCGGAGACGTTGATCACGTCGGCGCTCATCCACTTCCCGGCGATCTCGAACGAGACCCGCGTGCGCGTCGAGTTTTCGTAGAACAGGGTGATCACCGTGCGGCCGCGCAGCGTCGGCAGCTTCTTGACCTCGCGGCCGAGCAGCGTGTGCTTCAGCTCGTCGGCGGTGTCGAGCACGGCGGTGGCCAGCGCCGGGTCCAGCCCGTCGGTGGCGAGCAGGTGCTTCAAGACTCTTCTCCCGGTGCTTCCGCCGCGGCGCGGAGCAGCACCGCGTCGCGGCCGTCGATCTCGGCCAGCAGGACGGACACGCCCTCGGTGCGCGCGGTCGGCACGTTCTTGCCCACGTAGTCGGCGCGGATCGGCAGCTCGCGGTGACCACGGTCGACCAGCACGGCCAGCTGCACCGCGCGGGGGCGGCCGTGATCACGGAGGGCATCGAGCGCGGCACGGATGGTGCGGCCGGAGAAGAGGACGTCGTCGACCAGGATCACCACCCGGTCGTCGATGCCGTCGGCGGGCAGCTGCGTCTGTTCGAGCGCGCGCGGCGGGCGGCGGCGGAGGTCGTCCCGGTAGAGGGTGACGTCGAGGGCGCCGGTCGGCGGACGGACCCCGGAGAACTCGCCGATCTTGTCGGCCAGCCGGACGGCGAGCGGGCTGCCGCGGGACGGGATCCCGAGCAACACGGGCGGGGTAGTGCTCTCCGCACCGTTCGCGGTCTTTTCGATGACCTGATGGGCCATTCGGGCGATCGTGCGCGCGACATCGCCGGCCGTCAGGAGCTCGCGCTCCCCGGCCGAACCAGCCGCGCCACGCGGACGTGACGACACTTCGGACTCCTTCCCCGCCTCACCGGACGGGTCCTTAAAGGACGTCTGTTCCCCTGCTGGTCGGGGCTTTCGCACCGACAGTAGCAGGCACTTTGCTCAGTCTTCCGGGTGGTGTGGCGTGATTCGCGGCAAGCTTCTGCTTGACCTGGTGACAACAATGCGTAACCATTACTCTGAGTATTCGACTCAGCGAGTCCCCTGGACC encodes the following:
- a CDS encoding aspartate carbamoyltransferase catalytic subunit, with the translated sequence MKHLLATDGLDPALATAVLDTADELKHTLLGREVKKLPTLRGRTVITLFYENSTRTRVSFEIAGKWMSADVINVSASSSSVNKGESLRDTALTLAAAGADCVIVRHPASGAAQRLSEWLAEPGTSVVNAGDGTHEHPTQALLDAATLRERLGSLKDRRIAIVGDVLHSRVARSNIHLLSALGAEVVLVAPPTLLPYGVESLPVTVSHDLDAELPAVDAVMMLRVQAERMHGGFFPSAREYSIAYGLSEKRQKLLPEHAVVLHPGPMLRGMEIASAVADSPASAITEQVRNGVHVRMAVLYHLLASEGAAA
- the pyrR gene encoding bifunctional pyr operon transcriptional regulator/uracil phosphoribosyltransferase PyrR; translation: MSSRPRGAAGSAGERELLTAGDVARTIARMAHQVIEKTANGAESTTPPVLLGIPSRGSPLAVRLADKIGEFSGVRPPTGALDVTLYRDDLRRRPPRALEQTQLPADGIDDRVVILVDDVLFSGRTIRAALDALRDHGRPRAVQLAVLVDRGHRELPIRADYVGKNVPTARTEGVSVLLAEIDGRDAVLLRAAAEAPGEES